In Psychrobacter sp. P11G3, a single genomic region encodes these proteins:
- the dnaX gene encoding DNA polymerase III subunit gamma/tau has protein sequence MTQQYQVLARKYRPKNFHELIGQTHVSQALINAIDYNRLHHAYLFTGTRGVGKTTIARILSKCLNCDTGITSTPCGVCDNCVAIDQGRFIDLIEIDAASRTKVEDTRELLDNVPYAPSQGRYKVYLIDEVHMLSTHSFNALLKTLEEPPEHVKFLLATTDPQKLPITIISRCLQFVLRPLPQTLLSEHLANILAKEQVGYTQPAIWQLASAAKGSVRDALSLTDQAIAFGQGALDDATVNAMLGLIDAADLVRLITDIYNHDKSAVAAHIEQMRAQMVDATSMFDGLAELLHQLALTQLLPEVALNVNEAQAKDIYTLAQHISPDVLQLYYEIVVQAREGVKLASTPMQALEMCILRLLAFRPLPVDEVLSNTYDSDGSATKVPAIEPVSSVSAPDAIAHEASAPPPELYSVDYQTPSHDELQSGIDDNDNLAQSTASAMPEPVVEPEPVVEPEPVVEPEPVVEPEPVVEPEPVVEPEPVVEPGANDSQLTAHSDQDPRTLLRCPPQELTGEWNPEKWDYWLQKARESEVLAQDELALARQGTMTGQCNGKATFLTSVDSKHLQVTFQQLAAKLQQQFTQADIDLKIDSSIMQTEDKTPERRQKKRLEQAKTVAETKLLKTPVMQYLTERGEGKMGKVQLY, from the coding sequence ATGACGCAGCAATATCAAGTTTTAGCTCGCAAATACCGACCAAAAAACTTTCACGAGTTGATTGGGCAGACGCATGTGTCTCAAGCGCTGATTAATGCGATTGATTACAATCGTTTGCATCATGCCTATCTGTTTACAGGTACGCGCGGTGTGGGTAAGACAACGATTGCGCGTATTTTATCTAAATGCTTGAACTGTGATACAGGTATTACCAGCACTCCTTGCGGCGTATGTGATAATTGCGTTGCTATTGATCAGGGGCGTTTCATTGATCTTATTGAGATTGATGCCGCTTCGCGTACCAAGGTCGAAGATACGCGTGAGCTGTTAGACAACGTGCCTTATGCGCCAAGCCAAGGGCGCTACAAGGTCTATCTGATTGATGAAGTACATATGCTGTCTACGCACAGCTTTAACGCGCTGTTAAAAACGCTAGAAGAGCCACCTGAACATGTGAAGTTTTTATTAGCGACGACTGATCCACAAAAGCTACCAATTACGATTATTTCGCGCTGCTTGCAGTTCGTTCTGCGACCATTACCTCAAACGTTACTTAGCGAGCATTTGGCAAATATCTTGGCCAAAGAGCAGGTAGGCTATACTCAGCCAGCGATTTGGCAGTTGGCAAGTGCAGCCAAAGGTTCTGTACGTGATGCTTTATCATTGACTGATCAAGCCATTGCTTTTGGTCAAGGCGCACTAGATGATGCGACTGTTAATGCAATGCTTGGTCTTATTGATGCTGCTGACTTAGTGCGTCTAATCACAGATATTTATAATCATGATAAGTCTGCGGTTGCTGCTCATATTGAGCAAATGCGTGCGCAAATGGTCGATGCGACTAGTATGTTTGACGGGCTTGCTGAACTGTTACATCAGTTGGCATTGACTCAGCTGTTGCCTGAGGTCGCTCTTAATGTTAATGAGGCGCAAGCAAAAGATATTTATACGCTAGCTCAGCATATCAGTCCTGATGTCTTGCAGCTGTATTATGAGATTGTTGTACAAGCCCGTGAAGGTGTCAAGCTTGCAAGTACACCGATGCAAGCGCTTGAGATGTGCATCTTACGATTACTAGCGTTTCGTCCATTGCCAGTCGATGAAGTCTTGAGCAATACTTATGATAGCGATGGGTCTGCTACAAAAGTACCAGCTATAGAGCCAGTTTCTTCGGTATCAGCTCCAGATGCTATTGCACATGAAGCGTCAGCACCGCCGCCAGAGCTTTATAGTGTTGATTATCAGACACCAAGTCACGATGAGCTGCAAAGCGGTATTGATGATAATGACAATTTAGCACAGTCAACGGCTAGTGCTATGCCTGAACCTGTTGTTGAGCCTGAACCTGTTGTTGAGCCTGAACCTGTTGTTGAGCCTGAACCTGTTGTTGAGCCTGAACCTGTTGTTGAGCCTGAACCTGTTGTTGAGCCTGAACCTGTTGTTGAGCCTGGCGCAAATGATTCTCAGTTAACAGCCCACTCTGATCAAGATCCACGTACGTTGCTGCGTTGTCCACCTCAAGAGCTGACCGGCGAGTGGAACCCAGAAAAGTGGGACTACTGGTTACAGAAGGCTCGTGAAAGCGAGGTATTGGCACAAGATGAGCTAGCACTAGCACGGCAAGGTACAATGACTGGTCAATGCAATGGCAAAGCCACGTTTTTGACCAGTGTTGATAGTAAGCATTTGCAGGTCACTTTTCAGCAATTGGCAGCTAAGTTACAACAGCAATTTACGCAAGCTGACATTGACTTGAAAATTGATAGTAGTATCATGCAGACCGAAGATAAAACCCCAGAGCGCCGACAGAAGAAACGTTTAGAGCAAGCGAAAACCGTTGCTGAAACGAAATTACTAAAAACACCAGTAATGCAGTATTTAACTGAACGCGGTGAGGGGAAAATGGGTAAAGTACAGCTATATTGA
- the lysS gene encoding lysine--tRNA ligase — MSKHNNQNQDQTPVVEDANELIAQLQAKLDDISASGKQPYPNTFKRTDYAQDLQTAFDGISKQEIEEKAANGEKTQVNVAGRVMLNRGSFIVIQDMTGRIQLYVARKELDEETRASIKSLDLGDIVGVSGYIGRSGKGDLYVHIEEITLLTKSLRPMPNKFHGLADVEARYRNRHLDLMTNETTRNTFMVRSQIVSGIRQFMLNERFMEVETPMMHPIPGGAVARPFETHHNALDMPLYLRIAPELYLKRLVVGGFERVFEINRSFRNEGVSTRHNPEFTMIEFYQAYADYHDLMDLTERLFNQLAIDVLGTTELTYQEEAISLKAPFARLSMSDAIAKYAENFDMARINDREYLAEYASTTLKQQVKDVFGVGKLQTIIFEETAEHQLRQPTFITEYPAETSPLARRSDDNPEITDRFELFVGGRELANGFSELNDPADQAERFRGQVAEKDAGDDEAMHFDEEYIEALSYGLPPTAGEGIGIDRLVMLFTDSASIRDVILFPHMRRKQDS, encoded by the coding sequence ATGTCAAAGCACAATAATCAGAACCAAGATCAAACCCCAGTCGTAGAAGATGCTAACGAGCTAATCGCACAACTGCAAGCCAAGCTAGATGATATCAGTGCTTCAGGTAAACAGCCGTATCCTAATACGTTCAAACGCACTGATTATGCGCAAGACTTACAGACGGCTTTTGATGGTATCTCAAAGCAGGAAATTGAAGAAAAAGCAGCGAATGGTGAAAAAACACAGGTCAACGTGGCGGGTCGAGTCATGCTCAACCGTGGTTCGTTCATCGTGATTCAAGACATGACAGGCCGTATTCAGCTATATGTAGCACGTAAAGAGCTTGATGAGGAAACGCGTGCGAGCATCAAATCACTAGATTTGGGTGACATCGTTGGTGTATCAGGCTATATCGGTCGCTCAGGTAAAGGCGATTTGTATGTGCATATTGAAGAAATTACGCTATTGACCAAATCACTACGTCCAATGCCGAATAAGTTCCATGGCTTGGCTGATGTAGAAGCGCGCTATCGCAATCGTCATCTTGATTTGATGACCAATGAGACGACTCGCAATACCTTTATGGTTCGTAGTCAGATCGTTAGTGGTATTCGTCAATTTATGCTTAATGAGCGTTTTATGGAAGTCGAAACGCCAATGATGCATCCGATACCAGGCGGCGCAGTAGCTCGTCCGTTTGAGACACATCATAATGCATTAGACATGCCTTTATACCTACGTATCGCGCCTGAGCTTTATCTTAAGCGTCTGGTCGTTGGCGGGTTTGAGCGCGTGTTTGAGATTAACCGTAGTTTCCGTAATGAAGGGGTTTCAACCCGCCATAACCCTGAATTCACTATGATTGAGTTCTATCAAGCATATGCTGATTATCATGACTTGATGGATTTGACTGAGCGTCTGTTTAATCAGTTAGCAATAGATGTGTTGGGCACAACGGAGCTTACTTATCAAGAAGAAGCCATTAGCCTAAAAGCACCATTTGCTCGTCTATCAATGTCTGATGCGATTGCAAAATATGCTGAAAACTTTGACATGGCGCGCATCAATGATCGTGAATACCTAGCAGAATATGCATCTACGACACTTAAGCAACAAGTCAAAGATGTGTTTGGTGTGGGTAAACTACAGACGATTATCTTTGAAGAAACAGCTGAGCATCAATTACGTCAGCCAACGTTCATCACTGAGTACCCAGCTGAGACCTCACCACTAGCGCGCCGTAGTGATGACAATCCTGAGATTACCGATCGTTTTGAGCTGTTCGTTGGTGGTCGTGAGTTGGCCAATGGCTTCAGTGAGCTTAATGATCCAGCAGACCAAGCTGAGCGTTTCCGTGGTCAGGTTGCTGAAAAAGACGCTGGCGATGATGAAGCCATGCATTTCGATGAAGAGTATATCGAAGCATTGTCTTATGGTCTGCCACCGACAGCCGGTGAGGGTATTGGTATTGACCGTCTAGTAATGCTATTTACTGACTCTGCTAGTATCCGTGATGTGATCTTGTTCCCGCACATGCGCCGCAAACAAGACAGCTAA